AAGACGTCGAAGAAGGCGGCCGAGCCGGCGCCCAGTGCCGCGGAGGAACCTGCGAGCGCCGCCGTTGCACCGGCCGAGCCCCCCGCCCGGAAAGCGCCCTCGCGTGCGCGCCGCACGCGCAGCAAGGCCGCAGCGGAAGAAAGCTGAAGATTGCGCCGCGCGCGGCGCTCGAAATGGGCGGCGCGCGGCGCACCGATCAATCGCCGAAAGGATTCGCGGGCCGCTTGCCCTCGGCCGGCGGCGCCTCCTCGCTCGCGGGCGTCGCGCTCCCGAACGGATCCTGCTTGCCCGTGGGCTTCGCATCGCCAAACGGGTTTGCAGCCGAAGCGGGCTTCGTCCCGCCGAACGGATTCTCTGCGGCAGCGCGTTTCGCCCCGCCGAACGGATCGCGCGCTTCGGCCTCCTGCCCGGCATCGTCCTCCGCGGCCTCATCCTGCCCCTGCGCGAGGTTGTACTCGGAGCGCACCTGCTCCAGCACGCGCGCCACGCTCGCTTCAAAGCCCGCCGCGTTGTGAAAGTGCTGCATCGTCCAGTTGCAGCCGCTCCGATCGGGGGCTTGCAGCTGCGGGCGCGGCACGCCGATCTTCACGCCGTCGTCGAGCACCTCCTGCAGCCGGTGGATGCGCCGGTGCACCTCCTCCTGCAGCCGCGAAACATTGAGCGTCTTGCGCAACATTGCGAATCTCCTTTCCTGTACGCGTCACGTCGCGCGAGTCTAGCGCAATGGCTCGATCACGTCGCTACGTGAGCGGCGCATTCATGTGCGCGAGCGCGTCGCGCATCGAATCGCTCGGTATCACGATCTGCCCGGTAAACGGTGTATCGAGATCGGCGATCACATAGACCGCCGACGAAATGGACACCGCGCCGAGCACGATCAGCACGATCGCGAGCGCGTTATGCGGCGCGACGAGCCCAAAGCTCAGAAAGATCAGGACCAGCCACAGCGCGAGCATCGTGAAGAACGGCCGCGAGATCGTGCCATGCGCCTCTTCGATGAGACGCCAGCGCGTATCGGTCACGCGGTCGAACATCTGCGAGAGCGCGCTTACGAGCGTCTGATGATAGGCGTCGTGCGGCGCGAGCGTGTCGATTTCGTGCCCCACGGAGTCGAGCAGCGCACCCAGTTGCTGGCTCTCGAGTTCGTCGTTGCCAACGCCGGGATCATGCGGATAGTAGTTGCCCGGCGGCGGCGTTTCCTGCTCCCAGGTCGAGGCGATGGCGCTTGCCGTATAGGCGCGCAGCAAGGTGCGCGCCGTTGCCGCGTCGGGGCCGTAATCGCGCAGGCGTTGATCGAGCTGGATCAGGTCGGCGGCGTAGGCGCGCATGTCGTTGGTCGCCGTGTCGAAGCTCGTTTTCGCCGACGCGGTGAGCAAGCTCAGCACGAGCGCCGCAAACGTCACCAGCATGCCAATCACGAGTTGCACGAGCTGCACGGTTTCATGCTTGCGATGCTCCTCCGGCAACAACGGCCGCAGCAGGACGCCCAGACCCGTGCCCCCAAGCAGCAGCACGAATACGAGCAAGGCCTGCTGAGCTTCGGTCATGGCGAGGGCCTCCGCGCTTCGGCGGCGGCGTTTTCCACCGGCGCGGCCATATCGGTGTGCGCCGCTTCTGGGGCTGCCGGTGCAACGGCTGCTGTGTCCGCTTTGGCGCCGCCAACGTTCAATGCGCCGATGCGCGAATGAACCGCCCTGGCCTTCGCCTCGGCCTCGCCCGGCACCAGATCCGGATGCGCCCGCGGCACGGCCAGCTTCCACGCGGCGTCGAGTTCGCGCCGGATCGAATCGTAGATCTCTTTCGAAATGGAACGGTCTTCGTACATGGCCTGCACGCGCTCACGCCCTTCGCGCAGCGCGTAGAGCAGCAGCATGCGCCGCTCGAGCACGTCCGCCCCCTGGCCGAAACACTGGCGCACCTCCTCGAGCCCATGCTCGGCCTTTTCGATGCGCGCCTTCAATATCGTCTTGAGCAACGCCGCGAGACGCTCGCCTAGCAGTGGGGTGAGGCTTTGGTCGTTGAACACGATCAGCTGATGCAGCACCACCCGGCGGCACATCAGGAGTTCGAAGCGATCGGCGAGTGCGTCGACATACGGCTGCTGCAAGCGCAGCCAGCGATAGAGCAAGCGCGCGACGCGCATGCCCGGCGTATCCGCGAGGATTTTCGCCGCGGCGCGCTGATAGCCGAGACGTCCGCCCGCGCGCGCCTCTTCGATCATGGCGTCGGTGTTGCGCATCATGGCGTCGAGATTGCGGATCGTGATGATGCCGCTGCCGTACTGCGGAATCAGGTCGCGCTCCTTCGCCGCGAGCGTGACGAGACCGATGACAAGACGCTCGCGGTCGGACAAGGCGGCTTCGATATCGAATACCGTGGCGCCGATATAGACGCTCTGCCGGAAGGTGTGACAGGCCTCGTTGGCGATCGCATCGGGAATGTGAAAGGTGCGTGCCGCCATGTGCACACGCTCGGACACGCCGATCGACGAAAGCTGCACCGCCTTGGTTTGCAGCGCCTGCTCCTGCGGCGAAAGCAGATCGAGATGCAGCCGGCGGATCAGCAGCTTGAGCGACGTGCCGTTCACGATCAGGCTCACGAGCACGAAACCCGTCGCGAGAATCGCGACGAAGCGGCGCGTGGAATCGGGCAGCGCCGTGTCCTGCGCAAGGCCGAGCGCGAGCACGAGCGTCACCGCGCCGCGCAGGCCGCCCCACGCAATCACGAGCTTGTACGCGGCGCTCACCGGCTCGGTGAGCCGCAGGCGGCTCAAGAGCGGCAGCATGCCGAACACCACGACGACCCGCGCCACGAACGCCGCCACCACCACCACGGCGAGCGCGACGAGATCGATCCAGTGCGCGTTTCGCAGTGTAGCCGGAATTTGCATGGCGGCGAGCAGAAAGATCGCCGCGCCCGCCATGGCGGCAATCTGCTCCCAGATCAGTTGCAGATGCTTCCAGTTCACCGGCGACAGGCGCGTGCTCCCCAGGCCGCTAATGACGAGCCCGGCGGCGACCACAGCGACCACGCCCGAGACGTGCAACATCTGGTCGGCGAGGAGATAAAGCGGATACGGCAGCGCGAAACTGAGCGAGATCTCGGCCTTGCCCTCCCCGCCCAGCCACGGCAAGAGCCACGCGAACACGCGCCCTGCCAGCGCCCCGACCAGAAGGCCGCCGCCGAGCGCGATGCCGAACGCGCGCAGTGCGGCCGTGGCCGATACATTGGCGGCGTCGCCCGTGATCGCGGCGATCAGCACGCCGGCAATGGCAATCGCGGCCGCATCGTTGAGCAGGCTCTCGCCTTCCACGAGGCGCACGAGCCGCTCGGGCGCGCCCACTTCGCGGAACACGGCAAGCACGGCGGAAGGGTCGGTCGTCGCGATCATCGCGCCGAGCAGAAGGCCGTCGGCGAGCGGGCCGAGGCCCGTTAGCCGGACCGCCCCGCCCACCACGCCGGTCGCGACGAACACGGCCACCACCGCGAGCAGCAAAATGGGCGCCGCGTCGCCGAGCATCTCGCGCACGTTCACGCTGAGCGCGGCCTGGAACAGCAACGGCGGCAGGAAGATCCACAAGTACGCCTCGGGCGGCAGCCGCGGCGCGAGCGCGGGTATCACGAAGTTCGCGGAGAGCGCGGGCCATGCCTCACCGCTCACGAGATAGATGCCGCCGAGCGTGAAGCCCCACGCGGCCAGCAGGACAGATTCGGAAATCGACCAGCGCAGGCTCACCGCCTGCACGAGCGCGATACTCGCCAGCAGAAAGCCGCTAAGGAGAAGGACGTGAATGACCATGGCGTGCAACCGTCACGGCGCGGGCAGCCACACCACCGTCAACGACCTCACGCCTTGTGCCCCCTGGATCAGCACGCCTTCGATATCGGCCGTCGCCGACGGCCCTGTGACGAGCGCAGCGTAGCGTGCGCCGCGAAAATCGTCGCGCCGGTACGCGTCCTGCAAGCCCGCCACCAGCTTTGCGGGGTCGAGCAGCACCACGAGATGCTGCACGAGATAGCCCAGCGCGTTCACCACGTACTCGCGCTCGCTCAGCCACAACGAGCCCGTTTCCGCCACGCCGAAACGCGCGCGTACCACGCCCACGTCGACATCTTCGAGCGAGGCTGGTTTCGTGGCGGCGCTGATCTCGCGCGTACCCTGCACCTCCGGCGTAGCCGACGCGATGCGCGCCTCACTGCCAAAGCGGCGCAGGATCATGGCGCGCACCTCGGCCGCGCTTTGCATCTGGACATCGCTGCCGCCCATCAGTTTGAGCGCGGCGGCAAAACGCTCGCGCAGATCGCCTGCGG
The Paraburkholderia acidiphila genome window above contains:
- a CDS encoding cation:proton antiporter — encoded protein: MVIHVLLLSGFLLASIALVQAVSLRWSISESVLLAAWGFTLGGIYLVSGEAWPALSANFVIPALAPRLPPEAYLWIFLPPLLFQAALSVNVREMLGDAAPILLLAVVAVFVATGVVGGAVRLTGLGPLADGLLLGAMIATTDPSAVLAVFREVGAPERLVRLVEGESLLNDAAAIAIAGVLIAAITGDAANVSATAALRAFGIALGGGLLVGALAGRVFAWLLPWLGGEGKAEISLSFALPYPLYLLADQMLHVSGVVAVVAAGLVISGLGSTRLSPVNWKHLQLIWEQIAAMAGAAIFLLAAMQIPATLRNAHWIDLVALAVVVVAAFVARVVVVFGMLPLLSRLRLTEPVSAAYKLVIAWGGLRGAVTLVLALGLAQDTALPDSTRRFVAILATGFVLVSLIVNGTSLKLLIRRLHLDLLSPQEQALQTKAVQLSSIGVSERVHMAARTFHIPDAIANEACHTFRQSVYIGATVFDIEAALSDRERLVIGLVTLAAKERDLIPQYGSGIITIRNLDAMMRNTDAMIEEARAGGRLGYQRAAAKILADTPGMRVARLLYRWLRLQQPYVDALADRFELLMCRRVVLHQLIVFNDQSLTPLLGERLAALLKTILKARIEKAEHGLEEVRQCFGQGADVLERRMLLLYALREGRERVQAMYEDRSISKEIYDSIRRELDAAWKLAVPRAHPDLVPGEAEAKARAVHSRIGALNVGGAKADTAAVAPAAPEAAHTDMAAPVENAAAEARRPSP
- a CDS encoding LutC/YkgG family protein, giving the protein MADREAFLARVRAAQPAHEPLPEVPLFDAPAGDLRERFAAALKLMGGSDVQMQSAAEVRAMILRRFGSEARIASATPEVQGTREISAATKPASLEDVDVGVVRARFGVAETGSLWLSEREYVVNALGYLVQHLVVLLDPAKLVAGLQDAYRRDDFRGARYAALVTGPSATADIEGVLIQGAQGVRSLTVVWLPAP
- a CDS encoding bestrophin-like domain — protein: MTEAQQALLVFVLLLGGTGLGVLLRPLLPEEHRKHETVQLVQLVIGMLVTFAALVLSLLTASAKTSFDTATNDMRAYAADLIQLDQRLRDYGPDAATARTLLRAYTASAIASTWEQETPPPGNYYPHDPGVGNDELESQQLGALLDSVGHEIDTLAPHDAYHQTLVSALSQMFDRVTDTRWRLIEEAHGTISRPFFTMLALWLVLIFLSFGLVAPHNALAIVLIVLGAVSISSAVYVIADLDTPFTGQIVIPSDSMRDALAHMNAPLT